From Candidatus Methylomirabilota bacterium, the proteins below share one genomic window:
- a CDS encoding TIM barrel protein, translated as MRVGLSIDPPLATIPALLRQEGVDVYQTVLRDPGRFGNYGVPEPADRAALVEGLEGRRVWGVAHGSLLINLASPEGRIRNSSVSSLLADLKVAAEVGLDAVCFHVGYAKGHPSAEAALTLATRKLGELIARMPEGPRLLLENSCEGSELGQTIPELARLVRDVGAPGDRFGLLIDTCHLHAAGFDLSGEAAGQRLADALADEGMLERVVAFHLNDCQLPCGAHRDRHAAPGAGTIGMGVISVATHPPFATLPGVLELSIEDARQGLAFLRQHGATSA; from the coding sequence ATGCGCGTCGGCCTGTCCATCGATCCGCCCCTGGCCACCATCCCCGCGCTGCTGCGCCAGGAAGGCGTGGACGTCTACCAGACCGTGCTGCGCGACCCGGGCCGCTTCGGCAACTACGGCGTGCCCGAGCCGGCCGACCGCGCCGCGCTCGTCGAGGGTCTGGAGGGGCGCCGGGTCTGGGGTGTGGCGCACGGCTCACTGCTCATCAACCTGGCCAGCCCCGAGGGCCGCATCCGCAACTCCTCGGTCTCGAGCCTCCTCGCCGATCTCAAGGTGGCGGCGGAGGTCGGGCTCGACGCCGTGTGCTTTCACGTGGGCTACGCCAAGGGGCACCCAAGCGCGGAGGCGGCCCTGACCCTCGCCACGCGCAAGCTGGGCGAGCTGATCGCGCGCATGCCCGAGGGCCCCCGGCTGCTCCTCGAGAACTCCTGCGAGGGCAGCGAGCTGGGCCAGACCATCCCGGAGCTGGCGCGCCTCGTGCGCGATGTCGGCGCGCCCGGCGATCGCTTCGGCCTTCTCATCGACACCTGCCATCTCCACGCCGCCGGCTTCGATCTCTCGGGCGAGGCCGCGGGCCAGCGCCTGGCCGACGCCCTGGCCGACGAGGGAATGCTGGAGCGGGTGGTCGCCTTCCATCTCAATGACTGCCAGCTTCCCTGCGGGGCGCATCGCGACCGGCACGCCGCCCCCGGCGCGGGGACCATCGGCATGGGCGTGATCTCGGTCGCGACGCATCCTCCCTTCGCTACTCTCCCAGGGGTGCTCGAGCTCTCCATCGAGGACGCGCGGCAAGGATTGGCCTTTCTCCGGCAGCATGGGGCGACAAGCGCCTAG
- a CDS encoding aldolase/citrate lyase family protein, which produces MWRDKKCVTLGWLSVSHGFTAEVMARQGFDALCVDMQHGTTDMSDVWPMLQAISQTDTVPVVRVPWNDPATIMKALDLGAYGIIVPLINTAEDAAKAVGACRYPPVGMRSSGPVRAVHYGGADYLAKANDEIVVMAMIETKEGLDNLDAICATPGLDAVYIGPSDLSFALGMAPRGDNPDPVHVATCDRIREAAHKHGIKACMHCASAAFAAGAVKRGFDLIMLTSDLASMVAGARRQLDDLKAATA; this is translated from the coding sequence ATGTGGCGTGACAAGAAGTGTGTGACGCTGGGCTGGCTCTCCGTGTCCCACGGGTTCACCGCGGAGGTGATGGCGCGGCAGGGTTTCGATGCCCTCTGCGTCGACATGCAGCACGGCACCACCGACATGAGCGATGTCTGGCCCATGCTGCAGGCGATCTCGCAGACTGACACGGTGCCGGTGGTGCGGGTGCCGTGGAACGACCCCGCGACGATCATGAAGGCGCTGGACCTGGGCGCCTACGGCATCATCGTGCCGCTGATCAATACCGCCGAGGACGCGGCCAAGGCGGTGGGCGCCTGCCGCTATCCGCCCGTGGGCATGCGCTCGTCGGGGCCGGTGCGCGCCGTGCACTACGGCGGCGCCGACTACCTCGCCAAGGCGAATGACGAGATCGTCGTCATGGCCATGATCGAGACCAAGGAAGGGCTCGACAACCTGGACGCCATCTGCGCCACTCCCGGGCTCGACGCCGTCTACATCGGCCCCTCCGATCTCTCCTTCGCCCTGGGCATGGCCCCGCGCGGCGACAATCCCGACCCCGTGCACGTGGCCACGTGCGACCGCATCCGCGAGGCCGCGCACAAGCACGGCATCAAGGCGTGCATGCACTGCGCGAGCGCGGCCTTCGCGGCAGGGGCGGTGAAGCGCGGCTTCGACCTCATCATGCTCACCTCCGACCTGGCCTCGATGGTCGCGGGCGCCCGCCGTCAGCTCGACGATCTGAAGGCCGCGACCGCCTGA
- a CDS encoding carboxymuconolactone decarboxylase family protein has product MARIEPLGIQEVDQEIRHLCEEAERQTGTSAGPRTYARNPGVLKALTAFRATLARDGMIDPVLRELVRLKIAALNACRY; this is encoded by the coding sequence ATGGCGAGGATCGAGCCACTGGGAATCCAAGAAGTCGACCAGGAGATCCGGCATCTCTGCGAAGAGGCCGAGCGCCAGACCGGCACCTCGGCCGGCCCGCGCACGTACGCTCGGAACCCCGGCGTGCTCAAGGCCCTCACGGCGTTCCGCGCCACCCTGGCCCGCGATGGCATGATCGACCCCGTCCTCCGCGAGCTGGTGCGCTTGAAGATCGCCGCCCTCAACGCCTGTCGCTACTGA
- a CDS encoding alkaline phosphatase family protein codes for MQNGTRFVIVFVVDGLRPDAITPGDTPTLFRLRAEGVDFTNSHAVFPTVTRVNAAALSTGTQPGTNGLLGNQMYIPAVYPRRAFDTGNHRHLLRLDEATGGHLLRTPTLAERLQAHGRSLAGVSSGSTGSAFLLNPKSLSGVGVLVNGYLEPGKTVAYPAHVSEAILAKFGPAPGKEAGAPRYDASVAWTQQVLREYVLPELAPTVVIDWLTEPDHSQHHSGVGSPSAREALAHDDREIAHVLATLDDLGLTASTDVFVASDHGFSTNTAGVDVARALIDARLKASPDSGDVVLASSGQAVALHVENHDGERIGRIARFVQSQEWGGVVFVAGRAPADPRGAVEGTFSLELIHAANQERGADLLFTFPWGSRPNAFGVPGSDLANVSGGAKLYASDHGSMSPWNVRNTLLAWGVDFKKRTTVRAPAGNVDVSPTILALLGIAEGGGLDGRVLHEALEGPADPEQVAVETRVLTVEAGAYRAAIQVSEVDGRRYVDKSWRIS; via the coding sequence GGTGACCCGCGTCAACGCGGCCGCGCTCTCCACGGGGACGCAGCCGGGCACGAACGGCCTCCTGGGCAACCAGATGTACATCCCCGCCGTCTATCCGCGGCGCGCCTTCGACACGGGCAACCACCGCCACCTCCTGCGGCTCGACGAGGCCACCGGCGGTCACCTCCTGCGGACCCCGACGCTCGCCGAGCGTCTCCAGGCCCACGGGCGCTCGCTGGCCGGTGTCAGCTCGGGCTCGACGGGCAGCGCTTTCCTGCTGAATCCAAAGTCGCTTTCGGGAGTGGGCGTGCTCGTCAACGGCTATCTCGAGCCGGGCAAGACCGTGGCCTACCCCGCCCACGTGAGCGAGGCCATCCTCGCCAAGTTCGGGCCGGCCCCGGGGAAGGAGGCAGGGGCGCCGCGCTACGACGCGTCGGTCGCGTGGACACAGCAGGTGCTGCGCGAGTACGTGCTTCCCGAGCTCGCGCCCACCGTCGTGATCGACTGGCTGACCGAGCCGGATCACAGCCAGCACCACTCGGGCGTGGGCTCGCCGTCCGCGCGCGAGGCCCTGGCCCACGACGATCGCGAGATCGCGCACGTGCTGGCGACCCTCGATGACCTCGGTCTGACTGCGTCCACCGACGTGTTCGTGGCCTCCGACCACGGGTTCAGCACGAACACGGCCGGGGTAGACGTGGCCCGCGCCCTGATCGACGCCCGGCTGAAGGCGTCTCCCGACTCGGGCGACGTGGTTCTCGCGAGTAGCGGGCAGGCCGTGGCCCTCCACGTCGAGAACCATGACGGCGAACGGATCGGGCGGATCGCGCGGTTCGTTCAGTCGCAGGAGTGGGGCGGGGTCGTCTTCGTGGCGGGCCGGGCGCCCGCGGACCCGCGCGGGGCGGTCGAGGGGACGTTCTCCCTCGAGCTGATCCACGCGGCCAACCAGGAGCGTGGCGCCGATCTGCTCTTCACGTTTCCCTGGGGCTCACGACCCAACGCGTTCGGAGTGCCGGGGAGCGACCTGGCGAATGTCAGCGGCGGGGCCAAGCTCTACGCGAGCGACCACGGCAGCATGAGCCCCTGGAACGTGCGCAACACGCTCCTGGCCTGGGGCGTGGATTTCAAGAAGCGGACCACGGTCCGCGCGCCCGCGGGCAACGTAGACGTGTCCCCGACCATCCTCGCCCTTCTCGGCATCGCCGAGGGCGGCGGGCTCGACGGCCGCGTTCTCCATGAGGCGCTCGAAGGCCCGGCCGACCCCGAGCAGGTCGCGGTCGAGACGCGCGTCCTCACCGTGGAGGCGGGCGCCTACCGCGCCGCCATCCAGGTGTCGGAGGTGGACGGCCGCCGCTACGTGGACAAGAGCTGGCGCATTTCCTGA